Proteins encoded in a region of the Vicia villosa cultivar HV-30 ecotype Madison, WI linkage group LG5, Vvil1.0, whole genome shotgun sequence genome:
- the LOC131604276 gene encoding uncharacterized protein LOC131604276: MAEKNKQKGTSSSLGSQIFESKICHPSAGIYGSIVSTHSPKILRRESVRFEASGSKTKKETVNSKVETQGIDSIFKDNNGGAHNTKNTDISCLYQNHNVHTCHLSSSIFYGGQDIYPQTQSSQNASFNSLYNNNGGEDDSEMATRGDWWQGGLYY; this comes from the exons ATGGCAGAAAAGAATAAGCAAAAGGGTACTTCTTCTTCACttggttctcaaatctttgagtCTAAAATATGTCACCCTTCTGCAGGAATTTATGGCTCCATAGTTTCAACTCATTCACCTAAG ATTTTAAGAAGAGAATCTGTGCGATTTGAAGCAAGTGGCAGCAAAACTAAGAAAGAGACAGTGAACTCTAAAGTTGAAACTCAAG GAATAGATAGCATCTTTAAGGACAACAATGGTGGAGCTCATAACACAAAAAACACAGACATTTCTTGCTTGTACCAGAATCATAATGTTCATACATGTCATCTAAGTTCATCAATTTTTTATGGTGGCCAAGATATATATCCTCAAACTCAAAGTTCACAAAATGCTTCATTCAACTCCTTG tacAATAATAATGGAGGAGAAGATGATTCAGAAATGGCTACAAGAGGAGACTGGTGGCAGG GAGGTCTTTATTATTAA